The Archangium primigenium genomic interval TGCTCGGCCGGCTGGAGGACGCCGAGCGCGACTGGACCCGGGCCCTCGACGAGGACCGTGGCAATCCGTGGCTGCTCCACCGACGGGCCTCGCTGCGCGCCCGGCTCGGCCGCCTGGAGGAGGCCGTGGCGGACCTCACCCGCGCGCTCGCCTCGCCGGACGAGGACGCGGTGGACGCGGAGTTGCTGCACGACCGGGGCCTCCTGCGCGCCCGGTTGGGAGACCTCACCGGCGCCCGGGCCGACTTCGAGGCCGGCCGCGCCGCCCTGCGCGAGGGAGACCCCGCCCCCCTCGTGGCGGCCCTCACCGGAGGGCTTCCCGAGACGGCCTGAGTCCCGCTTCCGGGCCTCCGTGGACGCCACCGGCTGTCAACTTCCTCGCCCGCGAGGAGGCATGCGCCCCGCACGGAGGCCCAAAAGGCGCTCGCGTCAGAGGACGCCTCTAGGATGCGCCGCTTCGAGGCCCTCGGGTCCGACACACGGGCAGGGAGCGCGCCACCATGATGGACTGGAAGAACCTGCTGTGTCCCCAGCGCATCCGCGAACTGCACGGAGGCCGCGCCTCGGCTCGGGACGAGCAGGAGCTGCGCACGGAGTTCGACCGGGACTACGACCGGGCCGTCTTCTCGACGCCCGTCCGGCGGCTCCAGGACAAGACCCAGGTCTTCCCGCTCGAACCCCATGACGCCGTGCGCACGCGGCTGACCCACTCCATGGAGGTCTCCACCCTGGCCCGGGGGCTCGCGCGCGCCGTGACACGCAGGCTGGTGTCCACCCAGCGCATCGACCCGGACCAGGCGTCGGGCATCGAGGTCATCGCCGCGACGTGTGGATTGATTCACGACGTGGGCAACCCGCCCTTCGGACACGCGGGCGAGAAGGCCATCAGCAGCTGGTTCAAGAACCGTGTCGAACGAGACCCGGGCTTCTTCGGCGAGTTCGACGCGCATCCCCTCCAGGACCAGCTCCGTCAGGACTTCCTGTGCTTCGAGGGCAACGCCCAGACGCTGCGCATCGTCTCCAAGCTGCAATTGCTCGCGGACCGGCACGGACTCAACCTGACCGTCGGGACCTTGTCCGCGGCCATGAAGTACACGGCCGCATCCCATCAGACAGGCAAGACAGGCAAGGCCGTGTCCGAGCACAAGCCGGGCTACTTCGCCTCCGAGCAGGGCGTGGTGGACAAGATCCGCAAGGCCACGGGGACCCAGACCGCCCGCAACCCCATCGCCTCTCTGGTCGAGGCCAGCGACGACACCATCTACGCCACGGTGGACCTGGAGGATGGCGTCAAGAAGGGCGTCATCACCTGGGCGGAGCTGGAGCAGGCCATTCCCGACGAAGCCCCCTCCGCCGCCAGGGATTTCATCCGCGAGCAGTTGAAGGCCGCCTCGGACTACATCTCCAGCCACATCGAGCACGAGCCCGAGCTGGCGCTCAAGGGACGGGCGCTCGACGAGGCGAAGGCCCAGCATTTCCGCACCGTCGTCATCGCCAAGACCAAGGGCGCGGTACTCCAATCCTTTGACAGCCATTACGACGCCCTCATGAACGGGAGCTATCGCGGTGAGCTCATCGCGGACAGCACCGCGAACGCGCTCATCCAGGCGTGCAAGGAAGTGGGTCGCAAGCATGTCTATTCCTCGGCCCAGACCTTGCGCCTGGAACTCCTGGGCCGCCGCGTCATCCACGACCTGATGGATCTCTTCTGGGAAGGCGTCGCCCTGCACGATGGCGTCACCCCCGGTCCCGGCTTCGCGGGGAAGATCTACAACCTGCTCTCCCGCAACTACCGCGCGGTGTTCGAACAGGCCTGCAAGCAGTCCCCGCTCCCCAAGAGCTACCACCGCTTCCAACTGGTGACGGACTACGTCTGCGGCATGACCGACACGTTCGCCTGCAAGTTGCACTCTGAACTCACCCATGGCTGACGCGACGAATCCACGGCTCGAGTCCCTGCTGCGCAGACGGCTCAGTGCCTTCATCCATCGGGAGTCCGTCTGGCGGCCCGCGGTCCGCTCGATCCAGGAGCGCACCCAGGCGCGCGACTGGACGATGTTCCTCTTCGGCGGAACCTTGAGGGACCTTCTCGCGCTCGCCCCGTCCACGGTGCCGAGGGACCTGGACCTCGTGGTCGCGGGCACCACCCGGCAGGAGCTCGAGTCCGTGTTCCAGCAGGAGCTCGTCCGGGTCAACCGCTTCGGCGGGCTGCACCTCGTGACCCACAAGTTACCCGTGGACATGTGGACGCTCGAATCGACCTGGGCGTTTCGCGAGCGCCTGGTCCCGGGCGGAGAGTTCTCGGACCTGCCCCGGACCACGTTCCTGAACGTCGAGGCCATCGCCGCGGAGTTCCATACGCGCCCGGGCCGGGCCCGGACCCTCTACACGCGGGATTTCTTCCGGGGCATCCAGGAGCGGCAGGTCGAGATCAACCTGGAAGACAATCCCTTCCCCGCGCTCTGCATCGTCCGCTCGCTGATCACCGCCCAGCGGCTGCGCTTCTCGCTCGGACCGCGGCTCGTGCGCTACTTCCTGCACCACGCGCGGCGCATTCCCCTCGAGGAGATGGAGGCCATCCAGCGCTCGCACTACGGCCGCGTCCGCATCAACCGGCACACGCTCCACATGCTGAACCGTCTGGTCCGCGAGCAGGCCAGCCATACCCGGCTCCAGCCCATCAGCCTGCCGCGTGCGAAGCAGCTCCCCCTGCGGGGCGTCGCCTGACGCGCCAGGTGCGTCCCCACGGGATGTGAGCCCCCTCACAGCGGCGCACCGTGGTGGAGGGCTAGACTGCCGCGCATGCCGAGAAACGGGGTGTGGCTGTGCGTGGGGGCGTTGTTCTTGAGCGGATGCGCGGCGGCGTTTGGGAGCTTGAGGCCCGCTCGCTTTTCCATCCAATGCGTCCTCACCCCCCAGGGGACCTTCGCGCGCTGTCATCCCGACGGGGAAGACATCCCGGGCGTGGGCACGCTCCTGACGGGTTTCTATGTGTCGAGGCTCCATCCCCAGAGCGGTGAACAGGCCCCCACCTGGAAAAGGCGCATCTTCCGCTTCACGGTGCCGGCGGAGGGGCCCGACAACACCAAACTCCCCCTCATGACCCTCAATGATCCAGGCCG includes:
- the dgt gene encoding dGTP triphosphohydrolase; this encodes MMDWKNLLCPQRIRELHGGRASARDEQELRTEFDRDYDRAVFSTPVRRLQDKTQVFPLEPHDAVRTRLTHSMEVSTLARGLARAVTRRLVSTQRIDPDQASGIEVIAATCGLIHDVGNPPFGHAGEKAISSWFKNRVERDPGFFGEFDAHPLQDQLRQDFLCFEGNAQTLRIVSKLQLLADRHGLNLTVGTLSAAMKYTAASHQTGKTGKAVSEHKPGYFASEQGVVDKIRKATGTQTARNPIASLVEASDDTIYATVDLEDGVKKGVITWAELEQAIPDEAPSAARDFIREQLKAASDYISSHIEHEPELALKGRALDEAKAQHFRTVVIAKTKGAVLQSFDSHYDALMNGSYRGELIADSTANALIQACKEVGRKHVYSSAQTLRLELLGRRVIHDLMDLFWEGVALHDGVTPGPGFAGKIYNLLSRNYRAVFEQACKQSPLPKSYHRFQLVTDYVCGMTDTFACKLHSELTHG